Genomic DNA from Anabaena sphaerica FACHB-251:
AAGCATAAGCATCAGCTTGTCCCCGTGCAGGTTGTAATAAATAAGCTGAAAGAATCTTTAAACCGCCAGTTCCATTTTTTTTGACTGCTGCTCTAAATCCCAAAGTTTTCTTTAGCTCTTTTAATCTTTTGGGTAGTTTAAATTCACTTTCATCTGTAGCTATGGTTAAATCCCAAATTTCTTCTCCTGTTTCTTTTCCTGTACCTTGACGACGAATATAAAATAGGCTAGGTTGTTTACCTACACATTCAAAAATCAATTCGTGGGCGCGTTCTTTTCTTTCTCGAAATTCGGGATAAAGTTTAACTGTTTCTTGACCTTCAAAGTTCCGAATTAAACTATCAATTGTTGAATTTAATAAGCTGTAACCCCAGGTTTCTGAGTTGTTGTTTTTTTGGAAATTTGACATGGATGCTCCTGGATTTTTTTTCTCACACAGAGGAAGATGTTGGTTGATTTTTGAGGTTAAAGATGAAATTGCTGATAAACTTGAGTTGCGGCTCGATGTAATAGAGAATGTCTCCAAACAAGGGATTTCATATCATCTGCATAACCACCACCAATAACGCAAGCTACTGGATAACCTGCACTAACACAGGTGGTTAAAACTTGCATTTCTCGGCGAAAAATTCCTGTGTCTGTTAGGGCTAGTTTGCCAAGTTTATCATCCATATGGGTGTCAACTCCAGCGTCATAAAATACTATATCTGGTTTAATTTCTGATAATAAATCTGGCAGGTAATTAGCTAAAGTTTGTAAATAAGCATCGTCTTCCATTCCTAGTGGTAAAGAAACATCTAAATCACTTTTTTGTTTGGTACCAGGGAAGTTGATTTCGCAGTGCATGGAAAATGTAAAAATGCTGTCATCATTTTGAAATATAAAGGCGGTTCCATCTCCTTGATGTACGTCTAAATCGACTATTAAAATCTTTTTGGCAAGTCCTAATTTTTGAAGGACGCGGGAAGCAACTGCCAAATCGTTGAAAATGCAAAAACCAGATCCATAATCAGGAAAAGCATGATGAGTTCCACCCGCAGTATTACAAGCTAAACCTTGATTTATTGCTAATTTGGCTGTTAGTATTGTCCCACCTAGCGCGACACAGGTACGATTTACTAAAGCTGGACTCCAAGGTAAACCGATGCGTCTTTGTGCTTTTGGTTCTAATGTTCCTTCGCAGTAAGCTTGCACATAGTTGGGGGTGTGGACTAACTCAATTAATTCTTGTGGTGGACGTTCAGGAATGTGAAACTGTTCTGGATGTGCTACCCTTTCACCTAACAGCAGTTCATACAGTTGTCGGAATTTAGACATGGGGAAGCGATGCCCAGGCGGTAAAGGCGCAATATAATCTAGATGGTAAATAATTGGCAAATCCATTACTTAGGTGAGGTAAACCGAGAGATTTGTACGTCAACAACTACTGAGAATAAGTCTAAGAAATCAGTCTAAAGTCAGATTGTGATCAACAGAAATTTAATTTATTAATTTTTTTATGTCATAAAAATAACCAGGTTAGAAGTATTTCTTTGGTTATAGTAATCTTATCTGCAATGTTTTATGACTGCTATAATCATGTATTATATTTTTTGGGTAAGATGACTATTATACAGTATACATAGATTTTGGTTTACAATTACATTTTTACCCCACCTCTATACTGTGAC
This window encodes:
- a CDS encoding histone deacetylase, translated to MDLPIIYHLDYIAPLPPGHRFPMSKFRQLYELLLGERVAHPEQFHIPERPPQELIELVHTPNYVQAYCEGTLEPKAQRRIGLPWSPALVNRTCVALGGTILTAKLAINQGLACNTAGGTHHAFPDYGSGFCIFNDLAVASRVLQKLGLAKKILIVDLDVHQGDGTAFIFQNDDSIFTFSMHCEINFPGTKQKSDLDVSLPLGMEDDAYLQTLANYLPDLLSEIKPDIVFYDAGVDTHMDDKLGKLALTDTGIFRREMQVLTTCVSAGYPVACVIGGGYADDMKSLVWRHSLLHRAATQVYQQFHL